The genome window GAATCGGCATCTTTAACGTTTACAACGGCAATCGTGGTTCCAGGAGCAGCATCTTCGGACACAGGGCTGGTGAAAGACATGATGTTTATAACTGGGGCATTGTCATTTATGTCAACTATTTCTATGTCAACTTTACCGAGGTCTGTCAAACCACCTTGGTCTTTTGCCTCAACTctaatttcatattttttatctTTTTCAAAATCGATTTGTCCAACAACAGATATCTTGCCAGTTGTCTCATCAATGTCAAATATATCTGCCAAGTTTTCTTTCAAATTCGAAAAATAATACATCACTATACCATAGGAACCACTGTCTGCATCGCTGGCATTCACGGTGGTTATATAGGTTCCTTTCGGTGCGTTTTCCATTACAGTAGCCCTGTACACTGATTGGTTAAACACAGGCGCATTGTCATTGGCATCTAGGACAGTGATCTCTATATTTACTGTGCCAGATCTCTGCGGATTGCCACCGTCTACAGCGATTAGCTTTAAAGAGAGACGAGGATTCTCTTCTCTATCCAAAGGCTTTTGTAAAATCATTTCTGCAAATTTACTTCCATCAGGATTCGAATGTTGTTTCAGAACGAAATGGTCATTTTGAGTCAAAACATAGTCCTGTAGACCATGAACTCCCACATCGGGATCCTTTGCACTCTCCAGCACAAAACGAGAGCCAAGAGTAGCAGATTCGCTGATTTCAAATTTGATATGATTATTCTTAAAAATAGGTGAATGGTCATTTACATCCACAATTTCAATTGTAACACGATGTAATTCGATTGGATTTTCCAGAATAATTTCAAAGCTGAAGCTACACGGTGTGACGTCGCCACAAAGCTGCTCTCGGTCTATTCTCTCACTCACGACTAGAATCCCTTTGTCCGTCTTCAGCTCTGTGTACTGAATGCTTTCTCCGGTCACGATACGGGCCCGGCCCGTCCGGAGCCGTTTCAAATCTAACCCCAGGTCTTGAGCTACGTTACCGATAAGAGAGCCTTTCTTCATCTCCTCCGGAATAGAATACCGGATTTGTCCACTGACAATATGACTGAAATACAGGAGGGAAAAAAGTACTTGCCATCGCAGTCCACAGCACAAACTCCATTTTACGCATCTAGGTTGGAGGAATCGTTCAGATGCCATAGCCAACAAAGATAAATCCAACACGAATATTCCTTATAGCCTACTGTATCCTCAAACGGTGAGAAAAGAGATTACTGATAGTGGAAGTGTTATTTTAATCCAGGCTATTTCTTAACGTATCTGTTTGAGCGAGTGATTCTCTGTAGTGCCCCGCCTCGTATGGAGCGCAGTCTCTCTTTCTACTCTGGAGCGCAGTGATAGGAGAGGGGGGGACGGGACTCTACTGACTGACAACATTGGACAGAAATTATTTCACTGATCAACAGCGGCACTCAGAGTCAAAAACATGAACACCAGATATGCGGACATATTCAATTGGGTAGAAATGTTTCAAAAGTGTACAGCACTGTACTGCCATCTATAATCATTTCAAAACTGTACAGCACTGTACTGCCATCTATAATCATTTCAAAACTGTACAGCACTGTACTGCCATCTATAATCATTTAAAAACTGTACAGCACTGTACTGCCATCTATAATCATTTAAAAACTGTACAGCACTGTACTGCCATCTATAATCATTTCAAAACTGTACAGCACTGTACTGCCATCTATAATCATTTAAAAACTGTACAGCACTGTACTGCCATCTATAATAATTTAAAAACTGTACAGCACTGTAATGCCATCTATAATCATTTCAAAACTGTACAGCACTGTACTGCCATATATAATCATTTAAAAACTGTACAGCACTGTACTGCCATCTATAATAATTTCAAAACTGTACAGCACTGTACTGCCATCTATAATCATTTCAAAACTGTACAGCACTGTAATGCCATCTATAATCATTTCAAAACTGTACAGCACTGTAATGCCATCTATAATCATTTCAAAACTGTACAGCACTGTAATGCCATCTATAATCATTTCAAAACTGTACAGCACTGTACTGCCATCTATAATCATTTCAAAACTGTACAGCACTGTACTGCcatctataataataaaaaaCGCCACGTACAATTACTAAAATAACGATGACCATCAGGGTGAACGGTAATCACTTGATTGTAAAACATGCCACCATATCATCTAAACCTTAGTTTAGATCGTGGCTAAAAATGTTCCATGGATACGGCGCACAAAACCCATTATTGAACAGTACGGCAACATGCATACAGTATGTCGCACTGGTTGAGAGTATTTTGCTTGGTACAGAACTAGCTACAAAAACGGCTACACTGGCTCTATAGTGACTATTGAGCTAAAGACAGTAGTTTGAACGAGAGATAGTATACGCTGCCCGAGAGCGGAGCAGACCTCTGCTGCTCATGACAGAAGTAGCGCTGTCAGCACACAGTGGTGCTGAAATGCTCTTAATAAAGCGCAGgagtgttacaattacaccatagAACTTAGAATTGTAAATTCAAAATCattaaaaaatatgaaaaaatcAGCAGGCAAAGTATAAAATCCGAAGCTAATCAGAAAGGATACAGCCCTACATTGTACACTGTTGACTAGATATACAGAATAAATTAACCTAAAGGCACCAGAACAAAATAGTTGACATTTTCACAAAGGGAAATGTAGATAAAGATATATTCCAAGCCAATGTGCAATACCATTTAAACTCCAATCAACTCACCTCTAGCGGGGAGTCTGGTTCATCCAGGATGTTCTTTTCGTTCTGCATCCGCTGCATCGTCCCTGTAGAACTGGGGTCCATTATCAGTACGTTCTGACTACAGGGTCTGGCGAActgacagtcactctttctggagTCAGTCGTCCTGCACACCTCGTAATTGTACACGTGCTGAAGAGTTCCTGTCCCCAAAGTGTCTGCGTAACGCGGTGGATAATACGGAATAACCGGGAGGTTGGAATGATAGAGAACGCGAGACTGTCTCCATCTGTATATTTTCACTGATATAATAACCACCAAACATGTGATGAACAGAAATGAGACTACAGCCAAGGCCAAGACTAAGTAAAAAGTCAGGTTGTCATTGTATTCCTTGTCGTGCGTAAAGTCAGTGAACTCCGAGAGCACTTCAGGGAAGCTGTCCGCCACCGCCACGTTAACATTGACTGTAGCTGAACGAGAGGGTTGCCCGTTGTCCTCCACTACAACAGTGAGCCTTTGTTTCACAGAATCTTTATCATTGACTTGGCGTATAGTTCTTACTTCTCCATTCTGTAAGCCCACTTCAAACAGCGCCCTGTCTGTCGCTTTCTGCAGTTTGTACGAGAGCCAGGCATTCTGTCCAGAGTCCACATCAACAGCCACCACTTTAGTGACAAGATAGCCCACATCTGCTGAACGAGGTACCATTTCAGCCACCAGAGAGCTGCTAGTCTGGACAGGGTACAGAACCTGAGGCGCGTTGTCGTTCTGGTCTTGGATCATTATTTCCACAGTCACATTgctactgagaggaggagagcctcCGTCTTGTGCCTTTACCACGAGTTTAAGTTGCTTGATTTGTTCATAATCAAAGGAGCGCACCGCATGTAAAACTCCGGTTTCAGAGTTAATTGATATGTAACTAGAGACTGGAGTTCCACTGATCTGCGTGTCCTCCAGGAGGTACGATATTCTAGCGTTTTGGTTCCAGTCAGAGTCCCGCGCGCTGACAGTAAATATGGACATTCCAGGAGAGTTATTTTCTGCGACATAGGCAGAGTATGAGCTCTGATGAAACAACGGAGCATTGTCATTTACGTCAGAGATTCTAAGGTGTAGTGTCCTGGCGCTTGAGAGAGGAGGCGAACCAGAATCTGTCGCTGTTATGGTTATGTTGTATTCTGGTGTTGTTTCTCTGTCAAAAGCTACATCTGAGATCAACGTATAATAACTGCTTAACGACGATTTTATCTTGAACGAGTTGGTATCTACGGAGCATGTAATCTGTCCGTTTCTCTCTGAATCGGCATCTTTAACGTTTACAACGGCAATCGTGGTTCCAGGAGCAGCATCTTCGGACACAGGGCTGGTGAAAGACATGATGTTTATAACTGGGGCATTGTCATTTATGTCAACTATTTCTATGTCAACTTTACCGAGGTCTGTCAAACCACCTTGGTCTTTTGCCTCAACTctaatttcatattttttatctTTTTCAAAATCGATTTGTCCAACAACAGATATCTTGCCAGTTGTCTCATCAATGTCAAATATATCTGCCAAGTTTTCTTTCAAATTCGAAAAATAATACATCACTATGCCATTAGAACCACTGTCTGCATCGCTGGCATTCACGGTGGTTATATAGGTTCCTTTCGGTGCGTTTTCCATCACAGTAGCCCTGTACACTGATTGGTTAAACACAGGCGCATTGTCATTGACATCTAGGACAGTGATCTCTATATTTACTGAGCCAGATCTCTGCGGATTCCCACCGTCTACAGCGATTAGCTTTAAAGAGAGACGAGGATTCTCTTCTCTATCCAAAGGCTTTTGTAAAATCATTTCTGCAAATTTACTTCCATCAGGATTCGAATGTTGTTTCAGAACGAAATGGTCATTTTGAGTCAAAACATAGTCCTGTAGACCATGAACTCCCACATCGGGATCCTTTGCACTCTCCAGCACAAAACGAGAGCCAAGAGTAGCAGATTCGCTGATTTCAAATTTGATATGATTATTCTTAAAAATAGGTGAATGGTCATTTACATCCACAATTTCAATTGTAACACGATGTAATTCGATTGGATTTTCCAGAATAATTTCAAAGCTGAAGCTACACGGTGTGACGTCGCCACAAAGCTGCTCTCGGTCTATTCTCTCACTCACGACTAGAATCCCTTTGTCCGTCTTCAGCTCTGTGTACTCAATGCTTTCTCCGGTCACGATACGGGCCCGGCCCGTCCGGAGCCGTTTCAAATCTAACCCCAGGTCTTGAGCTACGTTACCGATAAGAGAGCCTTTCTTCATCTCCTCCGGAATAGAATACCGGATTTGTCCACTGACAATATGACTGAAATACAGGAGGGAAAAAAGTACTTGCCATCGCAGTCCACAGCACAAACTCCATTTTACGCATCTAGGTTGGAGGAATCGTTCAGATGCCATAGCCAACAAAGATAAATCCAACACGAATATTCCGTATAGCCTACTGTATCCTCAAACGGTGAGAAAAGAGATTACTGATAGCGGAAGTGTTATTTTAATCCAGGCTATTTCTTAACGTATCTGTTTGAGCGAGTGATTCTCTGTAGTGCCCCGCCTCGTATGGAGCGCAGTCTCTCTTTCTACTCTGGAGCGCAGTGATAGGAGAGGGGGGGACGGGACTCTACTGACTGACAACATTGGACAGAAATTATTTCACTGATCAACAGCGGCACTCAGAGTCAAAAACATGAACACCAGATATGTGGACATATTCAACTGGGTAGAAATGTTTCAAAACTGTACAGCACTGTACTGCCATCTATAATCATTTCAAAACTGTACAGCACTGTACTGCCATCTATAATCATTTCAAAACTGTACAGCACTGTACTGCCATCTATAATAATTTAAAAACTGTACAGCACTGTACTGCCATCTATAATAATTTCAAAACTGTACAGCACTGTACTGCCATCTATAATCATTTAAAAACTGTACAGCACTGTACTGCCATCTATAATAATTTAAAAACTGTACAGCACTGTACTGCCATCTATAATAATTTAAA of Salvelinus alpinus chromosome 4, SLU_Salpinus.1, whole genome shotgun sequence contains these proteins:
- the LOC139572242 gene encoding protocadherin gamma-A11-like, encoding MASERFLQPRCVKWSLCCGLRWQVLFSLLYFSHIVSGQIRYSIPEEMKKGSLIGNVAQDLGLDLKRLRTGRARIVTGESIEYTELKTDKGILVVSERIDREQLCGDVTPCSFSFEIILENPIELHRVTIEIVDVNDHSPIFKNNHIKFEISESATLGSRFVLESAKDPDVGVHGLQDYVLTQNDHFVLKQHSNPDGSKFAEMILQKPLDREENPRLSLKLIAVDGGNPQRSGSVNIEITVLDVNDNAPVFNQSVYRATVMENAPKGTYITTVNASDADSGSNGIVMYYFSNLKENLADIFDIDETTGKISVVGQIDFEKDKKYEIRVEAKDQGGLTDLGKVDIEIVDINDNAPVINIMSFTSPVSEDAAPGTTIAVVNVKDADSERNGQITCSVDTNSFKIKSSLSSYYTLISDVAFDRETTPEYNITITATDSGSPPLSSARTLHLRISDVNDNAPLFHQSSYSAYVAENNSPGMSIFTVSARDSDWNQNARISYLLEDTQISGTPVSSYISINSETGVLHAVRSFDYEQIKQLKLVVKAQDGGSPPLSSNVTVEIMIQDQNDNAPQVLYPVQTSSSLVAEMVPRSADVGYLVTKVVAVDVDSGQNAWLSYKLQKATDRALFEVGLQNGEVRTIRQVNDKDSVKQRLTVVVEDNGQPSRSATVNVNVAVADSFPEVLSEFTDFTHDKEYNDNLTFYLVLALAVVSFLFITCLVVIISVKIYRWRQSRVLYHSNLPVIPYYPPRYADTLGTGTLQHVYNYEVCRTTDSRKSDCQFARPCSQNVLIMDPSSTGTMQRMQNEKNILDEPDSPLEVS